In a single window of the Penaeus chinensis breed Huanghai No. 1 chromosome 4, ASM1920278v2, whole genome shotgun sequence genome:
- the LOC125048257 gene encoding protein AATF-like, translating to MANALQSYVEKYLLNPAASFNVDDEDQVITKAQVVDSVAKEESADQIGQSRSKLRAQSAALLSESDPRYKGKKVSRKDLKKDNEVTFDPSLSKFFVIEGDEEEEGSDENEDEEDGEDEEEDGEEEEEEESGDEDESEEESVTEVNTGLKKMALKQAVKKNKARDEELDESMYSEEEDESTRKIRKRLQNDSSEFTFDKDGDFSKYGEDFEDDDEDDDNDDDDEDLSIDEEEGIDSESGYGGSLKKFSSEDQSEEVRKGRAVKSQLEIYDSLFESRITMQKMVSQTNQLPQCNTFKLFVRENDPNYTKNLSTAKSATKVLLNTLLDIQELILKKNPETQHIITGKQKKDMGTESDEEITSSEDEKMEEEEQKESSKGTKRKLKMEEYDELLSKRHAAYIPFRDETINRWYEKTKLLSSRNAQNSFSSFEVSALQQMKNILGNKQQLIQRTQLTGATRGTAYHILGHKDSTNTEVGKEEYDPEIFDDSDFYTRSLEEVLKAKVALSEDMTDVSRKWIEIQNLRKKAKKKVDTKASKGRKIRFDVMSKLQQYLAPCYPPQMDDGATNILFASLFGNAVKNVPKSKTEPVTEEQK from the exons TAATAACCAAAGCACAGGTAGTAGATTCAGTTGCAAAGGAAGAGAGTGCTGATCAGATTGGGCAATCAAGAAGCAAGCTTAGAGCACAAAGTGCTGCTCTCTTATCAGAAAGTGATCCTCGATATAAAGGCAAGAAGGTTTCTCGCAAGGATCTCAAGAAAGATAATGAAGTCACTTTTGATCCATCATTGAGCAAATTCTTTGTCAtagaaggtgatgaagaagaggaaggtagtgatgaaaatgaggatgaggaagatggagaagatgaggaggaagatggagaagaggaggaagaggaggaaagtggagacgaagatgagagtgaagaagaaagtgTAACTGAAGTGAATACAGGGTTGAAGAAAATGGCTTTGAAACAAGCTgtcaagaaaaacaaagcaagagaTGAGGAATTGGATGAAAGCATGTAcagtgaggaagaggatgaatccACAAGGAAGATTCGCAAGAGGCTCCAGAATGACTCAAGTGAATTCAC ATTTGATAAGGATGGGGACTTCAGCAAATATGGTGAAGattttgaagatgatgatgaagatgatgataatgatgatgatgatgaagacctgagtatagatgaagaagaaggtatAGATTCTGAGAGTGGTTATGGAGGATCTCTCAAGAAATTCAGCAGTGAAGACCAGTCAGAAGAGGTCAGGAAAGGTCGAGCAGTGAAAAGTCAGTTAG AAATATATGACTCATTGTTTGAGAGTCGTATCACTATGCAGAAGATGGTGAGTCAGACAAACCAGTTACCACAGTGTAACACCTTCAAGCTGTTTGTACGGGAGAATGATCCAAACTACACCAAGAATCTTTCTACTGCAAAGTCTGCAACCAAGGTTTTGCTTAACACACTTCTGGATATACAG GAATTAATCTTAAAGAAGAATCCAGAGACACAACACATAATAACTGGTAAACAGAAGAAGGATATGGGAACAGAGAG TGATGAAGAAATTACAAGTAGTGAAGatgaaaagatggaagaagaggagcaaaagGAGAGCAGTAAAGGAACCAAACGGAAATTGAAGATGGAAGAGTATGACGAGCTGTTGAGTAAAAGACATGCTGCATATATTCCCTTCCGGGATGAAACTATAAACAG GTGGTATGAAAAAACTAAGTTGCTATCCAGTCGCAATGCTCAGAACTCTTTTAGCAGTTTTGAAGTATCAGCCTTGCAGCAGATGAAAAACATTTTAGGCAACAAACAACAACTGATTCAACGTACACAGCTGACTGGTGCAACTAGAGGAACAGCATATCACATTCTAGGACATAAGGATAGCACTAATACAGAG GTGGGAAAGGAAGAATATGACCCTGAGATATTTGACGACAGTGACTTTTACACAAGGTCACTGGAAGAGGTACTGAAAGCCAAGGTGGCCCTATCAGAAGACATGACAGATGTGTCAAGGAAATGGATTGAAATCCAAAACTTACGTAAGAAAGCCAAGAAGAAGGTAGACACCAAAGCCAGCAAGGGACGGAAAATTAGGTTCGAT GTTATGAGTAAACTTCAGCAGTATTTAGCACCTTGTTACCCTCCACAAATGGATGATGGCGCCACTAATATTCTTTTTGCTTCTCTGTTTGGCAATGCTGTCAAGAATGTGCCAAAGAGTAAAACAGAGCCTGTTACTGAAGAACAGAAGTGA